The Xiphophorus couchianus chromosome 22, X_couchianus-1.0, whole genome shotgun sequence genome includes the window ATCGTCAGGTTCTGACATCTGCACTAACCAGCTGgtgatatatataaaaatgcttCACTGCCCTCCACAATTACTAGCATCCCTGGCAAAGACTTGTCAAATGTCTTTTGATTTATTCCTATTTTACTGCAACAGGATAATTATATTCTGAATAAGGCTTTATTTAggagtacatttatttatgcattgagggaaaattattattttcaataaaaaataaattttgccAACAACGTTCCCTCTAAAGTAGGACCCTCAATCCTTTTTAACAGTAAGCACATGGGGACTTGTCCACATACTTACCCTTTGTTTCACACCTAACCCATTTTCAGCAGTTGTTGTTAAAAAGCCTAAGCTAGTTTCAACTCATAACGCATAAAAGTCCCAATAGAATTTTGAATCTCTGTGTTTATAATAGGACAGATAAGACAGGGATGAGTTTGAGTTCCTACCAGTTTTTACCTAAAGTATAGCATCTATTGCTAGCATAGTAAAGTCAGTTACCCTTCATTGTGTATCACTGGTGAGGAAGGCCATGCTGGCTGATTACCTTGGTTGTTAAGTCAAAGGTGTAGGTTCCCTGAGTGGCTGTGAGATTGACACTGAGCACAGATTTAGGCATTGGAATAGTGACCATCAAGCTCTCCACCGTCTTCCCCATGGTCTGCTTGGGCCCAATTGTGATGTCCAGACGACCACAAGAACCCGTCTCTAAGAAGCTGATGTTCTGCTTCACGTACACCGGAATGGCTACAAGGCTGggacaggaaacacacacagagtagGCCTCCGTCAGTAACGAGTGGATTCTGATTgttgactgcaaaaaaaaaaaaaaaagctctctaCTGGAGGCTATGGTATATGCTCTATTTTTGGAGATATACTCATATTTACGATGGAAGATGAGGCTAAATACAGggcaaagttttaaaattggTGATTATACATTCTCCATCCAACCTGACTGACCTTGAGAAGactgggcaaaaaaaaataaaatcatcctcTAGGTCAGGACTGCTCACTCACATGTTAAAATGGGCCAGATTTTCTCACACAGAGATTTCACAGGGCCAGACATCGTCTTTGGCCTGCTCAAGTAAGAATTACAACTCAGGAGACAAAACAATCCGCTGCATCATGGGTTTACTACAAGTGCTGTGTTCATGGTCCTAACTATTAAAAGAATTGTAATTTTTGCTCTAAATGTTCAAAGCTGAAAAGACATTCAACAAAATAGCATGAGGCATGATTTTgacaaaaagtgtttccaaaacGTAATAACTAACTAAAATATTGGAGTTTGAGACAAAACATAGAAAACTCAAGATGGTTTTGTAAGTCAATGTACAACACAGGGACATCTGTGCTTACTTTTGAGAGCTGACATGATACGACATGAGCCTGAAGTTTCCATCTGGCGGGATGAAAGACAAGACGTGCTCCGACTCCCAGCGCTTAAAACGAACGCACGGGTGGAAACTCACGTCATCAAGGAGTCGGGGATTCTTAAAAGATTAGAAAAACTTGCTTAATGGCACACCATGTCAAATACAACAACTAATGTATGCTGAAATAAAACGGACCCACCATGAAGGACAGGGTGAGATCAGGCATCCCAGTGAGCTTCACACAGGCCTCAATCACACCCTGAATCTCTGCAAAGACAGTCGTACCTGAAGAAAACACGATTCTAGTTATAttatgaaacacattaaaacctTTAGCAAATATATTCAATGATATTGTTAAATAAGCTGATTTGTTTCACCTGATTTGTCCAGAATGGCATCGATTTCCTCTATCACATCGAAATAAGCCTCATTATTGGTGTATTTAACACCTGCCCGCCTCCAGGGAACATTAGACAACTGGCCTGTAGGCAATGTTCCCCCGACATTGCTACCTCCTGGAAAACACAGGATGTAATTAGGAATAAAGACTTCACATATAGTTTGGCTCTTGCAGCCTCAGCTGACCTCTGATTACCTGTGAGGGTATTTACGACCGATCGCAGGATGGTCGGAGGCCTTATCATTTCCTTGAGGACGTTGGACTCTGTTGCCAGAGGAAACCCGTTGTCCAGCATCTCCTCCAGAAGCTCGTAAACAGTCACCGTGTTCTCCTTGATCAAAACCTCTGAGCAGTCACCAAAGTAATCCTGtggataaagaagaaaaatgtctcACTGAGATCAGAACAGCCTTCTCGGCTCCAGGGGTCAACATGTGGAATTTCTTACtggcaaaacagaaaatgaactcTGACTGGTGTCTCTTTGGATTAAAACTGAagcaggtttttcagtttttaaattgtggGTCTTAATGGACTTTATTCCATATCCTTATCTAACTATTTTATTCTGTAAGAAACTGAGGTTTAAGTTTTCATTAGTCGTAAGgaataatcattaaaattgaCAGAATTAAATCACGCAAAGCCGACAACGATAGTGGTACGTTTGCAGAACAATTCTTGTTTTCTACACCAAAACAGAGCTTCATTGAAAAAAGGAGAagcacaacaaaacaatttgatGGATCACGAATAAAACCACATGCACATGATTCTAATTAGTTCTCCTCTGCATGCAGTACAATGAGTTGGTCCTTGTCGTTTGGAAAAATGCAAGATTCTGGCAGATATCCCTTGTACATACATAAGTGAAGGCGTGAGGAGTTAGTGGTATCGAGGtataacattgttttaaaaatgtatggttTTAAAACCACTAAATTGTTCTGTAACATTGTTCCTATGTTGGTGagtcctttaaataaaatgccaGAGTGACATGGCTTTCTTCAGCTTTATGGTATATAGAGAAAAGTAAGCACTCTCccttcccccacctgttgctgtgtaCTATTTGGATCTATTCCCCAAACCCGTCACAACCTCCAGGTCTCCTGTTAATGCTTAAAATGAGACATAAAACTCACAGTGaggcatatttatttatattatccctcatcactttttatatttatggcttgtttttgttttattttacaatcttTGCACATTTCAGTATTTACTTCCAGTGCTGTCCAATTGGACACACATGTGTTTAATCAGTTCTTCATCCTTAGTAATTATTTGATTTGTctacctattttttttttatctactgaATTTCATCATAGATAATATGTTATTTACAGTAAGCTAGtccatctgtttttaaatgtcttgaaTACACTTGTGAGCATGAAAAATGCTCTATAACAGGACTGATaatgtaaatgaacaaatacatgttttaatttagcaGCAAGAATAACCTCTCCTTTTCCAATAAAAGTAATTAGCTcatgttatatatttttgtggaaACTCAGTTAAACTATTGTATTTTCTCCTCACAATCAATACACATTAGAATCTAATGCCAGTCCATTGCTGCAAATgtgtttgtagttgtaatgtgtgtaaatagttttaataaatatacgGCTAATGCAAggcaaaagacatttttcaaatgcaaCACAGGAAACACAGAGTGCAGTGGAAAAGATTCCAGGTAAATATTTGAATAACAACCGCCACCATAAAACCATAGTGTAACACTCAGCTAACATCTGTTGTCATCTGTTTGTTAAGGTCATATAAAGGTGTGGGTTGATTGTTTTGTCATGCTTCTCCtttcttcaaagaaaaaaaatcttaagacaAAAATACTAGAGCTTCATGACATGatcacaaaaattaaaacaaaaaactgtgtgactgatctatatgtttttatttttttttaatataatagcAGCAACTGTCCattctgctgcaaaaaaaataatcattattacAGATATAATCAGCTTAAATAGTTTAAACTCCCACCTGAAAAGTATCTGCCACCCTGTGCAGGAACTCAATGACAAAGAGTGGGGGAACTTCAGTCTGGGTAACTGAGAGGAAGAAGAGTTTGCCCCTGTAGATAGAGATGAGATAGTGGTGTGGGGTCTGCAGCACAGGGGCCACATTCTCTGGGTCCCCTGCCTTCTCCTTGGCCTCCAAAAAGTAGTCACACACACTCCTGCTAATGACACTCTTCCAGTGCTTCTCCAGGAAGATGTCTCCAGAGTGGCTGATCAGAAACAGGCTGTTGATCATCTCAGCTGGAACAGTGATGAGGACTGTTGTTGGTTTgctactgggaaaaaaaatccacagacCAACACAGCATCAGCAGACTGACGAGCATAACTTTTTCGCATGTGTTTTATAGTAACTTACTCTAATTATTACACGcaaaatgttattatttcaAGTTGTCAGCCAGCTTTACTTCCTGTTAAGCCCGTGAAATTAACTTTCGCATCAGTTGACTTCTCGGTCTGGTTAGTAGTCGGACTTCGCACATATTTACCAgccttacttttaaaaataaatcaatcggACACCTACAAGTGTCATGATTATTCTAAAGTTTTAAACATgatatattaaaatgaaagttgtAAGATTGTACAAAGTTTACCTGTTAACTACAGCTGATGGTGTTGGcaagatttcttcttcttcttcttctatagttttctggcagtttttaaactttgtgtATTACCGCCATCAACTGGACAGAAATGTAATTCAGAAATTCATTTTTCCTATATATCTTCAAAtcttaaaataactaaatgatATACATGCTTATATactcacacatacatacatactaAATCCTCTCAGTTAACTTTGTATCGCTGGCAAGATTTGATGGAGACGCCTGCAGATGTTTGCCCACGTAAACACAACTGGGTCAcgtctaaaaaagaaaaaaagaaaagtcaaagtcacaaaataaagcctacttaatttttttaagtgttcaaATATTTCTAAGGGTCTTTTACAGCTTGGAAAAACAATGAATGCAGTAGACTGACTACCTTAAAGATTTTTTCCACCTCTTTTATGATCAGGCACAATTTGTGGGCAGCTATAAGCCGGCGCCATGCGTTTAGCTGTGGAGAACTTATTCCCTAAGTAAAGTCTTGCAGGTACGATTTGTAGTTCCAATAGTCGTAAACACTTAATTTACTTTCAGGGAAATTCACAGACTTTGTACCATGTTATCTTTTCAAGGCTATTTTTAAGTAGTTCAATGATTTTGAAGCTTCTAAGCTTCAAAATCAGCGTGACCCCTTCACATAATTAAAATGCACTTGtcactgaagaaaacaattgtataggaaacaaaacacatgtaCAAATGAGCAAGCgtgcacaaatatgaaaataatagattatttaataaataataaatacagcGATTCTTAagtaaacaaatacattttatttaacaacaaCCCTGATATTGTCAGTTAGTGGAGATGTTATGAATGACTGTGGATGTGACACAAAGATTAAAACATACGAAGACccagtaaaataaattcttaacctttgtataaatattaacttaaattatgtatttctttaaaacggCGCAACTTTTAGCTATCGATGCCTGCGAGTCCCTACTCGGGGTTTAAAGTAAAGACACACATCGAATGACCGCTTTTCATAAGGTGATTGCAACGTGCTCAGTCTGAACAGCCATGGCTTCTGATGAACCCAAAGCAAAGAAACTCAAACTTTCCGAGgatgaaaagacaaagtctCCGAGCAAAAAGGCTGCTGCCGAACTAAGGTGACTAAAATCCGCTATGACTGCTCCTCTGTTTTTCCGCAACGGGACGAAACAGAGTTTACCCGAGTCGTGATTTGTGCGCCAAATCAATTGTTGTGTAAAGTGTTACCCCTGGTGCAACAGTTTAGCCATTTATATAACGACTTTGCACATTTGTGCAGTGGTGTCTCGAGTCTGTTAGTGTTCCTCAACCAACGATGTGGAAAACAGTCCTGCTGCAAAGTGTCTTTATCTTGTTATTCTTTAACACCGACAGCTAAGATTTAACCATTAGCCGCCCCTTAAGTGCAACAGTGAGGGCTGTGCTAGCTGGGAAAATATTTAACCTTAGTTCAGCATGACCAGCTGCAGAAATAAATGCCCGGACCGGTGTCCTGGAGACTGTCCACGCAGGATCCATCCTGCGCCAGCCTCCAAAGACAGCAAAGGACAGCCGAGCGATCACGTGGTCTGCATTGGACAATGTTATCATTCTTCTTTCTTCCCCCGTTTCACTGTGAAGAAATCAGATCAGAGCCCAATTCATATAGGCAGCCTTTATCCGGACGCTTCTCACAAGGGGAGAAGCCAGTAAAATATAGCAGGAGCCTGAGAAACAAGCCAATCATCGGGCAGAGGCAGGTTGCAGTGGCCCTTCCTTCTTCAGATGCCTCCAATCAGTCGGTCCACAGTAGGAGGAGCTGTATATGCGCTGAAAAGAAATCGATCCGCCCGCACGCTGAACTGAGCTCAAATTGTTTCTTTTCCCCCCCAAAGCTTAGCCTTTCCAGaaccgggtttttttttttttttttttttttgaggttgCTCAACAGGTCTGTCAGTGTCTTGCTGGTGCACACATACCGGGAGAGAAGAACATTATGTCTGCTGTGAGGTAAGAGCATACTGATGGAGGTACAACCAACAGAGCAGATCTGGAGGTAGGCATGGGCTCTGGGTTAGTGTAATTGGCTGCACAAGCCCATTAATCATCAGACTGCATACTACTAGATGGGTGTGTTGAGGGAGATGATAGTAAGGGTGTGGTATCCTCTGGTTAGAtgtcattttcagattttggtgTGCTTCTCTGTAGCTCTGGTGACCGGTTTCTGCGTTTGGTCCCTGAAAAGCTTCCATGTTCATCGGAGAGGCTTCCTGGGAAATATGGCAGCACATGTTCATGTGGAGCGAGCATCTGTCAGTGACACTTGTCATCTGCAGTTTCCCCACAAACACTGACAAGTTTATGGAAACGGCGAGTACGCTCAGGCTTGCAGGAGCGAAAGAAGCGCCATTACTAATCTGACTTTTTGCATTACTCATATCCTTATTCCCCCTGGCCTGCTTACTCATAATAAATCCGGGAGTTGTAACTTGTTAGTTCTGTCTGTTCTCAGAGAGTAGAAGTTGCACCATAACCTTTCTTTCTGTAATAGGTTACCTAATTACCTAACAGGTTTTAGGTGCTGGTGTTATTACATGACACAAAGTGCAGATGTGTGgtttagcagattttttttctttcatgtttttgtctgttGGCATCACAAGACCATGATGCTCTCAGATGGTCAACCCCTGCGGTTAGTTTTGTTGTCttggaaaaatgcagaaatatgcAGTATACTTCTGTCAGTAGACTGGCTTGCTGCGAGTGTCATAATATAATTGCATGCATGATTGCTCAGATCCTCACCACTGATCCACATACGTCTCTTTTTTATGAATGCTGTATAAATATCTGCTTTATTTGCactatttctgcttttctcttgtGAGGTTACTGTTTTTGCACAAGTATTACTGCACAGTCAGGGTTTTATTTCCCttctgaatatgaaaaaaatatctctCCACTCTGTACTAAGCTTTGCAGAtcattttaagatttaagataactattttaaaaatgtagttgtTGTTATATgtaataaacattaatttagaaaaatgtttttaatgcattatttaaaaaatacagaaatataataaatatgatGCACATTTAATTGTATATAAATACTTGAAATaatcattaataaaaatatttctaacaataaatgtctttctgcaacatattttaataatttaaattcaaatatttaaataatgtagTGGTTGGGTTGCTACATATGAatagtgttatttttaaatttgttaaattatttatcaaGCTTTCTCAAAAACGGTTCTGTCTGAGAAGCCTTACAGTTTGTTAATCAGCGGTTAAAATTTCAACcacgtttctgtttttcttgcagcTCTAACTCGCTCTTTGGAATGGGAAACCCATTACTCGACATCTGTGCTGTTGTTGATAAAGACTTCTTGGACAAGTAAgcttaaataacaaaactaaacaaaaatatatgtattttttccgTGCAAGTGGTTTTTATTGATTGTTGCTGCAAATGTTCTAAATAGGCGAAACAAAATAAGTACGCAATAAGCGACTCCAGATCAATTGACATCCAGCCTTTTGTTATCAGTGAGGTCACGGGGAGATTATAGAGGAAAGAGATTCATTTAGGCCCGTGATTGATAAGGAAGGAAGCCAATAAGCACAGAAAAAGCAGCTGATCCATTGGTTATATGCATCCTGAACATAAATTAGCTGTCAGTCCATGGCTCTTTGTTTTGGTACAGTATCCCTGCAAAATGAATTACTCTATCAGTCCTGCAGTAATCCAGAGACTGATCTGAGTCTTGAATCTGCCCTGAGGGCAGAATCTGCTCTCTCGGTCTCCAGTGGACCAGATTTAATAGGGCAAAGGGCTGCTTTGGTTTCCATCTCCGTGTCCAGTCAGAAGCCCCTTGCGTAAACTTCTGGATTAGAGCTGAACCGGCCAGCCTCTGGTCTAATTCGGCCTCACTAAAGCAGGACTAAAACTGCCCTTTAATCCCCAGCAaacctttgtgtttctttcaagGAAATCGCTCTCTGATTAGCACATTGATTTGGAAAAAGACTTCTTATG containing:
- the ap3m1 gene encoding AP-3 complex subunit mu-1, translating into MINSLFLISHSGDIFLEKHWKSVISRSVCDYFLEAKEKAGDPENVAPVLQTPHHYLISIYRGKLFFLSVTQTEVPPLFVIEFLHRVADTFQDYFGDCSEVLIKENTVTVYELLEEMLDNGFPLATESNVLKEMIRPPTILRSVVNTLTGGSNVGGTLPTGQLSNVPWRRAGVKYTNNEAYFDVIEEIDAILDKSGTTVFAEIQGVIEACVKLTGMPDLTLSFMNPRLLDDVSFHPCVRFKRWESEHVLSFIPPDGNFRLMSYHVSSQNLVAIPVYVKQNISFLETGSCGRLDITIGPKQTMGKTVESLMVTIPMPKSVLSVNLTATQGTYTFDLTTKVVLWDVGKLNPQKLPNLRGSISIQTGSPKPEENPSINIDMKIQQLAISGLKVSRLDMYGEKYKPFKGVKYVTKAGKFQVRT